From the Candidatus Bathyarchaeia archaeon genome, the window AAATAGAGTTCTAGAGCTCAAGCCTCATCAAAGGCTTCAACGAATTCGTTGACTGCACAGTTCTGAAACCTAGTTCCTCAAAGATTCCAACAGGTCCAGTATAGGCAAAGGTTGAACTGACCCGTCGCCCATCTTTAGTCGTTGTAACTGGATAAGCCTCAACCGTTTTGACACCTCGTTTTCGCAGCGCATCCACAGCGGCTTTCAAAAGCTCTCGCGACAAGCCTTTCCCACGCCACCTGCGATGAACAAAAAAACACACAACTGACCAGACATCATCCGCATCATCACGCTTGTACGCCTTGACCCTAATTAGCCGTGGAAAGTCTCGTCTCGGTCCAAAAGAACACCAGCCCACGGGCTCGTCTTCCACAAACGCCAAGATACCAAAAGCCTTGCCACTATGCACAAGATTTCTCATCGCTTTCTTGTTCCGTGCCCCCTGAAGTTGCCTCCACTGCTTGTCGAGTTCAATGCGCCACCACATACACCAGCAGCCGCCGCATGCACCGTTTGGACCAAACAGCCGCTCAAATGCAGGCCACAAATCTGGGCGCAGTTCCTGAAAACGTATTTTTTCCCTAGTCAACTCTATATGCCTAGCCTTCATTTTCCGGATTCGGAAACCAGCACGCCAACTTGTTTCACTCGTGCAAGAGTTTCTTCTCCATGCGGCGCAAACTTCAGCTCGTCAGTGAGGTCTTTCCCAGCCACGTGTTGACCCTGATGGTCACCTTCTATCCAAAGGAAGCTCTCGGTAACATCGAACACGTTGCCCTTGTAAGCAACATAAGCTGGTCGTCCTTCTCTG encodes:
- a CDS encoding GNAT family N-acetyltransferase, with translation MKARHIELTREKIRFQELRPDLWPAFERLFGPNGACGGCWCMWWRIELDKQWRQLQGARNKKAMRNLVHSGKAFGILAFVEDEPVGWCSFGPRRDFPRLIRVKAYKRDDADDVWSVVCFFVHRRWRGKGLSRELLKAAVDALRKRGVKTVEAYPVTTTKDGRRVSSTFAYTGPVGIFEELGFRTVQSTNSLKPLMRLEL
- a CDS encoding cytochrome b5 domain-containing protein gives rise to the protein MGDELKKFTLEDLKQYDGREGRPAYVAYKGNVFDVTESFLWIEGDHQGQHVAGKDLTDELKFAPHGEETLARVKQVGVLVSESGK